Below is a genomic region from Pseudanabaena sp. PCC 6802.
TGTTGGCAGTTATTTGTCCGCAGCTATGCCAGGAACTGGTGCGGAAGCGCCGCTCGTCGGCGTGCTCGGTGCCAACGCGATAGCCTTGATTTATGAGCTGTCGGACTTGAGCGATCGTATCTGACGCGAGCTTGCCATTCTGGCTACCAGAACTCACAGAGCTAAATGTAGGGCTGTGGCTGCGGCCAGAGCTGGAATAGCTGCTGGTAGAAGTAGACATCGAAGCGATGCTTTGAGGCTGGTCTCCCGGACGCTGCACGATGGTTTCCACAACGCGGCGCTTAGCTTTAGTATCGATGCCAATTAAACGAACGTACTCGCCACTATGCTCGCGCAGACAAGCTTCTAAAGCACTGACTACACCAGACTCAGTATTAGACTCAATCGGAGCGCAGGTATGCCAAGAGCTGGTGCGGAAGCGACGCTCGTCGGCGTGTTCCGTACCAATACGGTAGCCTTGTGCTAGCAATTGTCGAATTTGACCGATTAAATCTGTTTGCAATCTGCCATTCTGGCTGGGTGCGCTGTAGCTGCTAGCGTAGCTGCTGCCGCTAGAAGGTGCCGAGCTAATTTGAGATGCGTTTTCGCCAGGTCTCTGGATAATCTCTTCAAATACACGCCGCTTGCTCTTGGAATCGATACCGATCAGGCGGACATATTCACCAGTATGCTCGGCCAAGCAGGTTTGCAAAGCCGCGATCGCACTGGACTCGCTATTAGAATTAATCGACGCGCAACTGTACCAAGAACTGGTGCGGAAATGGCGCTCGTCGGCATACTCAGCCCCGACGCGATAGCCCTGAGATAGAAGCTGGCGTACTTGTTGGGCTATACCCATTTTGGCTTGTTTAGTCTGTAACTGCATAGTCTTGACTTTGTTGTGAGTTGCTCCATGTAATTGAGATTGATTGATTTCGTCGTGGATAGGCCGAACAGCGACACCCTCAACGCTGTGATGCTCCATTCTCAAAGCATCATTACTACTGAGTACGCGATCTACAAAAAAGCGATCGCGATCCTGGACATCGGGTAGTCGATCCGCTTGTTGCTGACTAGTAATAATTGCTCCCGAAGGTACGAGCTTACCTGGGGGAATTTCGACATCCTGCACCAGAGCGTGCATCATGACGATGCAGCCACTACCAACCCGTGCGTTAAAAATCGTAGAACGAAAGCCGATAAAGCAATTATCTCCCACATAGACCGGCCCATGAATTAAAACCATGTGGGTAAGGGAAGAATTTTTGCCTATCCAAACTGAGTAATCATTACCATCATCCCCAACTACTCGACCGTTGGCCAAGCCATGCACGATCGCTCCATCCTGGATCTTCGCTCCTGCGCTGATATAAAAAGGAGTACCTTCATCTGCTCGAATGGAGGTACCAGGAGCGATCGAGACCTGCGGACCAATATAAACGTCGCCAATAATATTGGAAAACGAGTGTACGTAGGCAGTGGGATCGATGATTGGCTCGGCCAGATTTTTGGATGAGGTAGCGATCGGCGCAGCAAAACCACGAACTACCATCTAGAACCAGTACGCCATTAACTACCTCAACAACGGCATTTACAGACGCAATTGAGATATTAAGCGCACCCTCCGAATAACGACAAATTATAAATTCTGTTGGGATAGCCATGTGGTGAAGCAGTCAGGATCGTGAGACTAGCTCACCAGAATGCTTTCCCTTAACTATATTTACTGTAAAGCAGGTAGTTATCAACATTCACAGTATCGATGATTGCCACTACTGAAGCATCCAGAGGACGTTTTTCACTATCCCGCACCTGACGGGCAGCGCTACCACGACTGACCAGTACCCATTCATCTATACCTGCACCAACTGTATCCGCTGCCACTTCATACTCTGGTAAGAGTTGACCCCGATCGTCTACAAGTTGGAGAAAGAGAAACTTCGTTCCCGTCAAGCTAGGCTCTTTGGAAGTACTCACCACCGTGCCGCGAACTTTGGCAATTTGCATTTTGAGCTTTGTTTGAGCGTTTAGTTATTAGCTGTTGGCAATATTTAAACTAAATATCTCGCACCTATGGTCTGTTCATAGGACGAATGGCGTTCACGTTATCGCGAAACTGTTCGACTTCTTCGGTGTAGCGAATCGGTAGAACGTATTCGAGGTTTTCGTGAGGACGCGCAATAATGTGGGTAGATAGCACCTGACCGCCATTAACGCGCTTAACGGATTCGGTTCCAGCAGCAACAGAAGCCTGTACTTCCGAAACATCACCGCGCACGATTACGGTGACGCGACCGCTACCAATCTTTTCGTAGCCAACCAGCGTGACACGAGCAGCCTTTACCATTGCATCCGCTGCTTCTACGACGGCGGGGAAACCTAGGGTTTCGATCATTCCAACGGCGATCGCCATGAGTTTGTACTCCTTACAAAAAACTTTAGGAAAACTAAAAATCAGATTAGAGAAATATACTCAGTGAGAATATGTATGAAACTGACGAGTAAAGATGAGAACTATCTATCGCGCGTCAGCGACTAGAACGAGAACTGTTCTACTTCCTTGGTATATCGAATTGGTAGAACGTACTCTAAGTTCTCGTGCGGGCGAGCAATGATGTGAGTAGAAACTACTTCACCACCATTAACGCGCTTGGCTGATTCTACGCCAGCAGCGAGAGAAGCTTGCACTTCAGACACGTCGCCGCGCACGATTACGGTGACGCGAGCGCTACCGATTTTTTCATATCCCACAAGGGTGACGCGGGCTGCTTTGACCATGGCATCGGCTGCCTCTACGATGGCAGGAAATCCCCTGGTTTCAATCATTCCAACTGCAATTGGCATAGTTATCTAATATCTCCTGGACTCCCGTGTTTGGCACGGTTCTTTAGCAATGCGTATCTTACATCTAAATTGGTACCAAAGTCGCGCATTAATCCCTTCCCATAGACACCAAGGATATGGGTGCAACTACTTAGTTAAGATTTCCGAAAAACTCGCGCAGTTTAGAACTGCGATTCTGAATAATTGTGAGAACTACCACACTTTCATACACTGTCACTGGACTTGATGCAGCAATCTGTGTATTACTACTTAACAATTTATGCTTTACGCACAGAGTTGGTCATTATCAGCTTTTTCAAGCTTTTCAGTTTTTCTTTATATATACAGAATAAAGAGGCATTGCACCTTTAGCAACATAAATTGCAATGATTATTTCAAATTGTGTTTATTACTAAAACTTATTTTTTGTTTACAATTGCACGTAGGGTGCGTTGCAGCAAAGTAGCAACCTTCAGGTCACAAGTGTAACTTTGCCTGTATCGAGGTCGTAGCGACCTCCCACGATTTTGAGCTTGCCGGATTTCTCTAGATCTACTAGTAGGGGTGAATCTTGTCTTAATTTCTCGACTTGATACCGGACATTTGCCACTACTAAATCCTCGACTGGATCGAGCGATTCCTTTTTTATTCTCGCGATCGCGGGGGCGATCGCCCGTACAAAAGTACCGATTTGACCGGGTAGAGTGCCGTTTTGCACCGCTGCCGTCACCGCACCGCATCGCTCGTGTCCTAATACTAAAACCAGGGGAGTATGCAGCAAAGCTGCCGCGTATTCCACGCTGCCGAGGGATTCCGGCGTCACGATATTACCCGCAATCCGCACGTCGAACAGGTCGCCAATCCCCTGGTCAAAAATCAGTTCCGGCGGTACGCGCGAATCCGCACAGCTAAGGACAGTGACGACTGGATGCTGTGCCTGGGCTACCTCTTGCAGGCGCTGTTGGGCTTGATGCGGATACTCGCGCTTTTGTTGCATAAAGCGCTGATTGCCCTCAAGCAATTTCTTGAGAGCAGCATCGGGACCGATGGTTTCGGTTTCCCCTGCATAAGCAGGCGGGATAGAGCCAGAAACACTATTCAAAGCATCGATCGCAACCCCCAATCCACCCGCAACGGCGATTTGCATGAGACTGCGACGACCTAGCATTCCATGAATACGTTCCATAATTTACAGCGATGCCACACATCGCATTGATTTAACTTCCATAGCATCAGAAACATAGCAAGCCCCCCCAAACTTGTTGAGGACGGGTCTAATTGTCTCCACCAAGGGTTTCACTTGATCGGGCAAGCAAAAAGCCAGTAGATAAACGCTATCGAGGGTCGTGACCGCCATATCGTCGGAATTCATGCCACCGGGCAGCCTGCCTGCCACATTACGCACGACGCTATAGCTACTCACGCCAGCCTTCTCTAAGGCGGAAACAATTTTAGCCAGTTCGACAGAATCGCTGACTATTTCTAATCTTTTGACTGCATGCATATTCTTAACTCCACAGCATTTGAATGCCAAACAGGTACAGGGGAATGCCCACAATAATGTTGAAAGGGAACGTTAGTGCTAGGGCAGCCGTAACGTAAAGACTGGGGTTGGCCTCTGGCAAGGTCATCCGCATCGCCGCAGGTACAGCGATATAGGAAGCACTGGCACACAATACGGAAAACAGCAGGGCATTCCCTTGAGACATGCCAATTACTTTAGCTAAAAGGATACCAATAAAGGCGTTGGCGATCGGAACCAGGACGGAGAAACTAATTAAAAATACTCCCGTCTGTTTCAAGTCTTTAATCCGCCTCGCTGCTACCAAGCCCATATCGAGTAAAAAGAAGGTCAAGACTCCATAAAAGATACCCTGGACAAACGGTTCCTCTACTTTCCAACCTTTTTGACCAGTTAAAGCTCCAATAATCACGCTGCCGACCAGCAGAAAAACCGAGCTATTCAGGAACGCCTCCTGCATCACCTCTGACCACGAGAAACCATTATCTTTGCCATCTTCGCCATTTTCTTGCTTACTATTGGCAAATACTTTAACCAGCAAAAGACCGACAATAATTGCGGGTGATTCCATCAAAGCCAGGGCAGCTACCATATAACCGCTAAAGGGTATGCTCAGTTCCGTGAGAAAAGAACTAGCAGTAATAAATGTAACGGCGCTGATGGATCCGTAGGTGGCAGCGATCGCAGCGGCATTATACAAATCCAGCTTGAGTCTCAGGATGAAAAACGTGTACACGGGAACGGCACAAGCCATCAGAATCGCTGCTACCAGAGTGAGCAAAACTTCCTGGGTAACTCCACTCTTGGCAAGTTCGCTACCACCTTTAAACCCGATCGCAAATAAAAGATACAGGGAAAAAAGCTTGGGCAAAGGCTGAGGGATTTCTAGATCTGACTTCAGCAAAATCGCCAACATACCGAGGAAGAAAAATAGGACAGGGGGACTCAAGATGTTAGACATCACCAGACTTACATCCATGCCCACATCTCCTTATACTTACCGTAAATAATCATTATCAAAAGTTATTACCAGCTAGTCTTGGATTATCAAGAAATGTAAATATAGCCCTGCGCTATGGCTCCCAGACAGTAGGCGATTGCTCGCATGGCTATGGCAAATTGTTGATATTTGGCTCTCAGACAGTTAAAGACGCC
It encodes:
- a CDS encoding EutN/CcmL family microcompartment protein gives rise to the protein MQIAKVRGTVVSTSKEPSLTGTKFLFLQLVDDRGQLLPEYEVAADTVGAGIDEWVLVSRGSAARQVRDSEKRPLDASVVAIIDTVNVDNYLLYSKYS
- a CDS encoding P-II family nitrogen regulator; translated protein: MHAVKRLEIVSDSVELAKIVSALEKAGVSSYSVVRNVAGRLPGGMNSDDMAVTTLDSVYLLAFCLPDQVKPLVETIRPVLNKFGGACYVSDAMEVKSMRCVASL
- a CDS encoding carbon dioxide-concentrating mechanism protein CcmK; translation: MPIAVGMIETRGFPAIVEAADAMVKAARVTLVGYEKIGSARVTVIVRGDVSEVQASLAAGVESAKRVNGGEVVSTHIIARPHENLEYVLPIRYTKEVEQFSF
- a CDS encoding sodium-dependent bicarbonate transport family permease, with the protein product MDVSLVMSNILSPPVLFFFLGMLAILLKSDLEIPQPLPKLFSLYLLFAIGFKGGSELAKSGVTQEVLLTLVAAILMACAVPVYTFFILRLKLDLYNAAAIAATYGSISAVTFITASSFLTELSIPFSGYMVAALALMESPAIIVGLLLVKVFANSKQENGEDGKDNGFSWSEVMQEAFLNSSVFLLVGSVIIGALTGQKGWKVEEPFVQGIFYGVLTFFLLDMGLVAARRIKDLKQTGVFLISFSVLVPIANAFIGILLAKVIGMSQGNALLFSVLCASASYIAVPAAMRMTLPEANPSLYVTAALALTFPFNIIVGIPLYLFGIQMLWS
- a CDS encoding carbonic anhydrase → MERIHGMLGRRSLMQIAVAGGLGVAIDALNSVSGSIPPAYAGETETIGPDAALKKLLEGNQRFMQQKREYPHQAQQRLQEVAQAQHPVVTVLSCADSRVPPELIFDQGIGDLFDVRIAGNIVTPESLGSVEYAAALLHTPLVLVLGHERCGAVTAAVQNGTLPGQIGTFVRAIAPAIARIKKESLDPVEDLVVANVRYQVEKLRQDSPLLVDLEKSGKLKIVGGRYDLDTGKVTLVT
- a CDS encoding carbon dioxide-concentrating mechanism protein CcmK, yielding MAIAVGMIETLGFPAVVEAADAMVKAARVTLVGYEKIGSGRVTVIVRGDVSEVQASVAAGTESVKRVNGGQVLSTHIIARPHENLEYVLPIRYTEEVEQFRDNVNAIRPMNRP
- a CDS encoding ribulose bisphosphate carboxylase small subunit, with amino-acid sequence MVVRGFAAPIATSSKNLAEPIIDPTAYVHSFSNIIGDVYIGPQVSIAPGTSIRADEGTPFYISAGAKIQDGAIVHGLANGRVVGDDGNDYSVWIGKNSSLTHMVLIHGPVYVGDNCFIGFRSTIFNARVGSGCIVMMHALVQDVEIPPGKLVPSGAIITSQQQADRLPDVQDRDRFFVDRVLSSNDALRMEHHSVEGVAVRPIHDEINQSQLHGATHNKVKTMQLQTKQAKMGIAQQVRQLLSQGYRVGAEYADERHFRTSSWYSCASINSNSESSAIAALQTCLAEHTGEYVRLIGIDSKSKRRVFEEIIQRPGENASQISSAPSSGSSYASSYSAPSQNGRLQTDLIGQIRQLLAQGYRIGTEHADERRFRTSSWHTCAPIESNTESGVVSALEACLREHSGEYVRLIGIDTKAKRRVVETIVQRPGDQPQSIASMSTSTSSYSSSGRSHSPTFSSVSSGSQNGKLASDTIAQVRQLINQGYRVGTEHADERRFRTSSWHSCGQITANNESGVVAALEACLREHNGEYVRLIGIDPKSKRRVVETIIQRPGGKSAPGTAASSSSYSSASSTSPASYVQSSGAATATRIGQDVVTQIRQLLMQGHRIGAEHADERRFRTSSWHSCAPIEASTESGVVAALEASLSQYSGEYVRLYGIDTKSKRRVLEAIVQRPKK